In Paracoccus sp. N5, the DNA window AGCGGTCACACCTGGCACCATCCCGACGATGTGTTGTTCCGCATCGTAAAGGAAGGCACGGCCGCGATCGTCGGCGGCGGCTACAAGAGCGACATGCCGGGGTTCGGAGGCGTTCTGAGCGACGCGGAAATCCGCGCGGTGCTAGCCTACATCAAGAGCACATGGCCAGAGCGCGAGCGGAACTATCAAGAAAGCATGTCACAGGGAAACTAGATGCTCCAAGTAGAGCTGATGCGGGGCATGGTCACAACGTCAGTGGTGGGCGGAGCGTTTTGGGAAGCGATTCAGAAACAATAGCTTAACGTGGAGTTGGTTGGATATCGGGTCCATCCCGTCCTGCGGTCGCCAAGCAAATCGTTGTTGCAGGGAAACCTCGGATTTTTCTGGCAGATTGGACCGACTTCGCAACGCCCTGTGACGGCGATGTGCGATCCGTGTGCACGTCTCTGGGAGCCAGCATAATACCGCCAGAGAGGCGGCGGCCATTAGTCATCCATGCGCTTCAATGATCGCCCGCGTCGTTTGCACTGCCGCTGCCAGTTCTGATCTGCCTGCATGGTTGAGACCCATTCCTGCGAGATCGAGCGACAGCTGTCCCTGGCCACCTCCGCTTGCAGCAGCACGAGCCGCGCGGCCGCGAACCTTCGCTGCGCTGACAGGGTCAGTTTTCGCCGCGTTAGGCGCATTCGGGTCGACTTCCCGCGGTCCCGCAGCCGCCCGAACCTCCTGCAATTCCTGCTTCAGCTTCTCCACCGTTTCCCGGGTCTCAGACATCTGCCGATCCCGCCGCAGCCCGTCCTCGTCCGGATACGGGAAACTCCCCGATTGACAGGCGTGCAGAACCTTCAACGCCGGGTCCTCGAAATACTTCACCCTTCTTGCCCGGATCGGCATCTGCGCGTCGATCACGAGGATGACCTCGTCGAGGTCCATGCGTCGGGCCTCATCCTCGGTCAGGAGCGGGGTATCTTCTGTCCTCTCCGAGACGCTGCGCCCTTCGAATGGATTGCGTCCAACCGCGCGGGAGCGGGTCACCACACGCTTGGTGGTCTTGCCCACAGCCTGGCTCAATTCCTCGATGGTCTTCTGCTCGGACGGGGTGAGGTAGAGCTTTACCCCGGCGCCGCCCTGCAGCGACCTGCGGGTGTTTTCACCATAGATCTCGTCCAGCGCGGGGATGGTCTGGGTCACGATGGCGAGGTTACCGCCGAAGGAGCGCAGCGTCTTGATGCTCTCGGCTACGATTGGCATTTTCCCGAGCCGGTCAAACTCGTCGAGCATGATCATCACCGGCCAGGGCTCATCATCGCCGGGTTCCTGTGCTTGCAGCGAGGCAATCAGGTCCGAAAAGAAGAGGCGGATCAGCGGGGCGAGCGGGCGGATCATCTCGGATTCGACCACGAGATAGATCGCATGTGGGCGGCGGCGGATATCCCGGAATGAGAAGTCAGAGGTCGCGGTGGCCGCGTCAATCGCGCGGTTGTCCCAAGTGTCGAGACCCGATGTCATCAGGAGGGAGAGGTAGGAAGTGAGGGTGTCGTTGTTGGTCGATGCCATACGCTCGAAGATCAGTTTGGCCGACTTGTTCTTCACCTCCTGTGAACGCTTCAGATATTCCTTTTGCTTGTCGCCCCCCGAGGCTGTGATGCGATAGATCTCGCCGATGGTCGGCACGCCGCGCTCGAAGGCCAGAAGGCCGGCCGCCACGAAGAGGTCGATACCACCGGCCAAAAGCCCGCTCAGCTTTTCATTGTCGGTCTGCAGAAAGAGCTTCGCGGTGAGTTTAAGCTCCATCTGCTGCTGGTCGGGGTTGGTCATGGCAGCAATGCGCGCCAGCGGATTATAGCGATGTGTCGGTCGGTCCCAGTCGGTCGGCGCGAAGCGGAAAACCTTGTCCCCCATGCTGGCGCGGAAGCGCGAGGTCTCGCGGAAGTTCTCGCCTTTCACGTCGAGCACCACGGCGGAGCCCTTGTAGGTCAGCAGGTTCGGGATCACGAACCCCACGCCCTTGCCCCGGCCTGTAGGCGCCACGATCAGCGCGTGGGGGAAGGTTTTTGAGACTAGGAACGGGCGCTTGGATTTCGGGGAGCCGAGCTTGCCCAGAAGGAAGCCGCCGCCGGGCTTGGCAAAGAAACCGTTCCTCTTCATCTCGCTGCGCGTCTGCCAATGCGTCGTCCCGAAGCGGGTCAATGCATCCCCCAGAAGCGTGACGCTCAGCATCAGCGATGCCAGGCCGAAGCCGCCCAGGATGAGGTTCACCCAGAGGAAGTCTTTCGGTGCAGACTGAGACAGACCCCGATATTCGCGGGCAAGCAGGGTGACGTCGAAACGCGTGGGTGAAAGCCCATAGCGGAACATGACAAAGCCGGTCGCCACGACATAGCCCATGGCGAGACCGACCAGCACGAGACTCAACACTCCGAGGGCAATCTTGCCTTTATCCATGGGTGATCCCCTTCTCACCATGTGCCGCGGCGTGGCGCGCGCGCTGCGCCTCGATCTGCTCTTCGGCCAATGCATCGAGAACGCGCTCCATCGCCGGGCCGTGTGCCGTGACCTCGCTGCTCTGGAGATAGGTCTTGGCGAGTTCCAGCTGGCGCAGCGGATCCTCGGTGAATTTGTCCAGGACGTCCGCGTTACCGGCCCGCAGCGCGTCGATTGCGTCGGGGCTTAGCCGTTCGTTGACCTGCCGGACGATGTCCCGCTGCTCTGACTCGGAGAGCGGGCCCTCGACGTCGGCGTTTCGCACAAAGGCCACGACGGTTGGCGCTGTCTCTTCCAGGTACCGGCGCTCGGCGTAGTCTTGTCGCGCCTGGTCCTCGATCTCGAAACTGCGTTCACTGATATAGGCACGCGACGCGCCGAGCGAACGAAGGTGATTGATTTCGTCCTGGACGGCCTGCCCGAACTCTTCTTCCGGCATCTCCGTGCGATAGCGAGCGAGGGTGCGGAGCTCTTCGGTAATCGGACCGAGATGATCCGAAGGATCCCGCAAGGCGAGGTCCATGTCGCCAGCATGCAGCGTGCGGTCCTGCTCCGATACCGCATATCGCGGCGGCATTCGACTGTCAGTCATCTGTTCCCAAGCCATCGAGGCCAATTCGGCATGCTGCGGAGATCTCTGCGCATAGGCGTCGAACGCGGCGCGGGCCTCTTCCACCTCCACGGCGCCTGCCCGCCGCACAGAGGGGTCGTCGGAGAACGGATGATCGAAATCCGACCGGCGGAACTGCGCCACCAGCGCTCTGAACGCCTGCCGCTCCGATGGGGCAAAGATGTCGGACCCATCTTGCGCCAGATCGCTCCCAGGTGTCGTCAACCGCTCACCAAGCGCTGCCTCAGCGTCATCCACCTCGTCGACCTCGGTTGGCGCGCGCAGGACGCGTACATCGGTCAAAACATCGCCCAGCCGAACATGCACGGCTTCCAGCCGGTCGAGCGCTTCTTCCCGGTCCGCAGATTTCTCCAGATCGAGGTCGCTTGCTTTGGCAATCCCCTGCAGATCCTGTGCCAGCCACTGGCGCTCCAATGCGGCATTGCCTGCCCCCTCCCGCAGGCGCGCGGCCACAGCCTCGGCATCGATGCCCGTGCCTTGCAACGCCTCGGCCAGCTTTGGTGCCACCTCTCCATCGTCAAGACGCGCGAGGTGTTCTTCACTTAAGTTCGGCCTTGCATAGATGCCGTCCCGGGATGGGGCATCGACCAGGGCGGCGGAGCGATCCCCGAGCGGGTTCAAATGCGCGACCGAAGCCAGAACGTCGGTCAGCTTGCGCTCGATCACCGGCCTCTCGGCCGCCGGCGCCCTGTCGATCGCCGCCTCGATCTGGCGAATGTTCTGAGAAAACTCGGTGATAAGCGTGTCGAACGCTGCTTCGTCTTGGGACATGTAGATGGCTCCGTCAGATTGAATCTGACCGCCGCTGGCAAGGATGGTGCTGGCCCTCTCGAGCGCCTCGGACACGTCTTCGAAATTCGAACGTGACGCCTCCGCCGCGAGCCCGCGATAGATCAACGCGTTGCGCCTGACGGTTTCCAGAGCGGCCGCCAGGTCAGCGCCGGTTCTCTGGCGCTCGACAGGGGGACGGCCTTCGTCGCGAGCCTTGTAGATTTCATCGATCTCGGCGCGGTAGGTCGTGACGCCGCGATCCAGACGACGCGTCGCCTCAAGGCGGATCCCATGAACTTGGGCCGCCTCGACCATCGCCTCGCGAAAAGCGTCGTAGTTGAAGTGGTGATCCTTCCCGAGAAAGAACATTTCGCCATCCTTGCTGCGGCGGTTCAGAACGATATGCGCATGTGGATGCGCGCGATCTTGGTGTATTGCAGCAATATAGTCGAATTGCGACCCCTCACCTTGAAAGAACTTTTCGCAGACCGCCTGGGTGATATCGCGCACTTCGTCGCCACTCGTTCCAACCGGAAATGCCATCAGCAAATGCGACGTATGGCCAAGTTTGGGGCTGTAGCGCTCGTTCCACTGGTTCTCGAACCGCCGCGCCACTCGGTTGATCTCGGCTTCCGAGAGCTGCTTCTTCCCGTCATGGGTGCCGCGACTGTCGAGGATATGGGTCGACTTTGTCGTGAGATATGTGAGCTGCGCCCGTAGCTGCGCCCCGGTGTGGCAGCCCCCTTTCGAGATAGCCTTGAAGATCGCTGGCGAATAGCCGCGCGCGGCCCGAACCATCTGCGCGCCCTTGGAAAGCCCCTGCCAGGATCCCGAAACTCGGCTCCAGCCGCGGTCAAAGAGCGCCGGGTCGATGCCACGGACCCGGTCACTCCGCGCCATTCTCATCCCTCTCGGCGAGGCCCGCCAGGGCAGAGCTGATCTCAAGGTCCAGCAGGCTGCGCCGCGCACGCGACATCTCCTGGACCTGGTCGGCCAGATCGAAGACCAGACCAGCAAGAGCGCGGACGTCACGGTGACTTGAGGCCGGGTAGGACAGTCTCTCGCCCCGCACCTTGGCCTCGTTCAGACGTCGCGCGATCTGGTTCACGTTGTTGCCGACCCGGTTGAGCGCGGCGCCAAGGCTGCGCAACTCGTCGCACATCTCGTCGTCGGGCAGGAAGACACCTTCGGCTGCCAGCATCAGGCGACGCATGGCATCCGAGCGGTGCGCGATCCCGCGCCGCGACAGCGCCGCGTCGAACCGGCGCAGGTCGTCGTCCGAGACTCGGATCCCCACAACCCGCGATCGGCTGCCGTTCGCTGTCTGACGCTCACCCCAGTGGTTCACCACATTGTAGATCGTCTTCAGGCTGACATCGTAGCGCGCGGCCAACGACGCCGCGGAGACGCCGTTCCGGCGGTCTTGGGCGATGGTCGATCGCTCGATCTCTGACAGTCTGCGACGGCGGGGCATTTTGAAGTTAACGTTCCTATTTCTTGCCAACTTCGTACAAGCCCGCCGACTCCCAACGCAAGTGGAGTCGGCCATAAGGGCTTGTACTCAATGTAGAAAATCGCCCTGCAGGGGCGATTTCCCGTCCTTTGCCAAATGGATCGCGCTTCGCGCTCATTGCACCACGCGATCCGGTCTCCGCATCGCGCATCGCGTCTTTTGCGCCCCGTCTCTTGCACCCCGCAAGACGGGTTTTGCCGCGTGCTAACCGTCTCGCGTCACCCGCGGAACGACATACGCGAGACTGCCTCCCGTCGTCTGGAGCGCGCTATCCGTCACCTGCATTCCGTCCGCTGTACATCGCCGAGCGCATCCCGACATTTGGAGGGTGTGTGGTGCCCCGCGACGAATGCTGAAGGCGCCACGGCAGACGTCGCACGGTCATCGCACAACGCCGCCCGCTGAATGCCAAACGCGGGTCGCATCCCGACTTCTGCTTGACCCCTCAGTCTCATGCGTTTAGCGACATTTTGGTATTATCGTTTCGATTCACTATTTTTGCGGAGGATCAGAATGCCGAACGAAAATCTTGTGGTGATCGCAGCGATGGCCCGGAAAGGGGGCAGTGGAAAAACGACGCTTTCGCGCGCCTTGATCAGCGCCGCGATCGCCGCCGGACGCAGAGTGATGTTGATCGACACGGACAGCACGAGAGTACTCGGGGCCTGGCATGCTCGGGCGGCAGCCGGTGGGCTGAGTTCGCCGCTTCTCTGCTCGGCCACCGTCGAAAGCGTGGCGGGTGTCGAGGATCAGATCGATCAGGTCTACATGGCAGGCACGGCAGACTTCATCTTCATCGATACCGCAGGTGTCGGTGCAGAATGGTCAGACGGCATCGCGGTGCTTGCGGACCACATCGTGACGCCCGTCATGCTGTCGACGTCTGATTTCGATGTCGGCGCGCAGACCGCCGATTGGTTTGAGAAGCTGAAATCCCGTGTTGACGACCCCTCCAGCCTGCCGCGCCACCACGTCGTCCTCAACATGGTCGACCCGAAAACGACCCGTGCTGACGCCGCCCTGATTGAAGAAGCGCTCACCCGTTTTCCGGTGATTGAGACCGTTATGATGCGGCGGAATACCTACAAGGAGATGGACCAGAAGGGACTTCTCCACGCCTTGGCGCTGGAAAAGCAATCCGATCCGAACCCTCTGATGCGTCCGCATGTTCGTCATGTCGTCGAGGCGCTCGAGGAGGCAACGGACATCCTCAACAACATCCTTGCTGCGTGAGAACAGTCGATTGCGCAAGAAGATCCCGACCATCACCAGGCCCGACCCAGCCTACGCCGCCACCCTGCAACAGGGTGACCGCGAGGTTCCAGGGAAGGAAGATGAGGCACAGGTCACAGCAACAAAGACAGGCACCCCAGCCGCTGACGTTGACGCTGATCGGCACGAGTCAGAGCGTGTGCCGGAAGGTACCGTGGCGCCGCACCAAGTCACCGCGGAAAGCACTGACCCGCATACCAGCCTGAGAGCTCCCGTATCGGCGCGCGCTTTGAGCCCGACCCGGAAGATCGACATCAGGGTCAACGCACTCGAACGACAGGAAGCAGCGCTGCAGACTTGTGGTGTTGAGCCAGCACATGTGGTGCGTGCCGCCCTGCGCCGTGCAGTCAAAGGCTGGCAACTGTCGCCGGTCTTCGCCCCAGTCGCGGAGGAGCGACGCACTCGAAACACGCAGTGGCAGGCCCGTACATCTCTGGCAGTAGATGCGGCCAGCCTGGGTGTCCTCCTACGGGACCACGACCCCCTCGAAGTCTTGAGTAAATGGGCTCTGATCCGCGGCCAGGTGGAACCGCTCATCTGGGGCGAGATCGATGCGATCCTTGACGAAATTGCCATTCGTGCTGCATCGCCGCATGAACCGAACGCGCCGTAAGATACCTATCTGAAAAGACAACTTGCATTTCACCGGTGGATTTTTGCCCACCGGCAGACGCTCGCCTTGCAGTTGCGGAAAGCGTGGCGCTAATGAGCGTCATAGGGAATTTCAGACCTCAGTGGTGACGAGTTACGAGGTCCATTTAGGAGGAACGCATTATGAACACGAAGCCCCGCCTGACTGGCGAACCGATCATGCGCATCCTCTGCAAGACATCTGAAAATCTGGTCGGCTACCTTTACCAATGGAACAATGGCGACGTGCAGCCTGCCTGGTTCGACGGCGCCATGGCGGACGTTCGCTATGAACCATTCATTCAAGCGCCGGAACAAAACCCTGTCGATCCGAAGATACCCGGACAGCGTCAGCAAGATCTGACGCACCTTGAAAATGCTTAGCTCAAGACCTCGCTTCGGTTTGTCGGTCATCCCGGCCTGCAGGTCCTTTGAGCGATAGAGTTGACTTCTATGCCTCAAAAGTGATCTAGATATGAGTTATAGAAAGGATGTCTATAACTCATGGCTTGGAACTGGACGCTGCCTGATTGGCCGGATTTCCGGTATGACGCCTCCGCTCTGGAGCCGTTTGAGCAGACGTTTCTCCTGTCGTCCGGGGAAATCCTCGGCGCGGTCCATCATGTCAGCCAGCCGGAGCGCGAGCAACTCCGCATCGAACTGCTCAGCGAGGAAGCGATGCAGACGAGCGCCATCGAGGGTGAAATCCTCGATCGGCTCAGTGTCCAGTCTTCGCTGCGCCGCCATCTGGGCCTCGATCCGGACAGCTACCCTGCCAAACCGCGCGAACAGGGCGTCGCGGAAATGATGGTGGACGTCTATTCCAGCTTTGCAGAAAAGCTGAGCCACGAAACGCTGTACCGTTGGCATCGGATGCTCCTGTCCCATGACCGCCGGTTGGAAACCATCGGGGCCTACCGACGCCACGCCGAGGCGATGCAAATCGTTTCCGGCCGCCTTGACCGGCCCACGATCCATTTCGAAGCGCCTCCCTCGGAGCGGGTCATGCCTGAGATGGAGCGATACGCGGATTGGTTCAACAAGACCGGGCCGGGGGGAGCAGAGCCGCTTCCAGCGCTGACGCGCGCAGGGCTAAGCCACCTCTATTTCGAGAGCATCCACCCATTCGAAGACGGCAACGGCCGCCTGGGTCGCGCCCTCGCTGAAAAGTCTCTGGCGCAGAACATTGGCCAGCCGACCCTCATCTCGCTCGCCTTCACCATCGAGAAGGAGCGCAAGGCTTACTACGACCAGCTCGAGCAGCATCAAAAAACGCTCGACGTGACCGATTGGCTCGTCTGGTTCGCAGAAGTTGTCTTGAAGGCCCAACAGGCAACACTCGACCGCGTCGGCTTCTTCATCAGCAAGGCACATTTCTACGATCGTCACAGGGACCAGTTGAACGAACGCCAGGCCAAGGCCATCGCTCGCATGTTCCGGGAAGGTCCCGGCGGGTTCAAAGGTGGCCTCAGCGCCGAGAACTATCTCAAGATCACCGGAACCTCGCGCGCAACCGCAACCCGCGATCTGCAGGACCTGGTCGAGAAAGGTGCGCTCAGCCGAACCGGTGAGCGACGCCATACGAGGTACTGGCTAATACTCTCAGAAACAACGACATCGAAGGTGTCAGCGTGACCCGAAAGAACACAGATCGATCGGAACAAGGAACTGGATCCGAAGTCCCCTAAAAAATCCGCTTTCCAACTTTGGATCAGGTTGAAAAGGGGCTGCCCAAACGAATGTGATTGAATTCTTTAATGGAAGAATGGAAGGTAAGTCATTATCCGCGAGGAGATGCCCGATGGGTGATGATGCCGCGAAACTTTCGAACCTCAATTTGAAGATCACCGAGGATGAGCGGTGGGCTTTCAAGGAACTCTGTGTCCGGCACCGGATGAGTCAGGTCGACGGCTTCCGTTTGGCAGCACGATTATTGGAACAGCACCTTGAGACGAAAACGAATAGCAGTGAAGGCGCATAGATGAGTACCCAGACGACGAACACCTCCCTCGCCGATTTCATCTGGAAGAACGCGGACGACCTTTGGGGAAACTTCAAGCACGTCGATTTCGGCAAGGTAATTCTGCCTTTCACCCTTCTGCGCCGCCTGGAATGCGTGCTGGAACCGACCCGGGATCAAGTGCGCGAAACCGTCAAGACGATGAAGGACAGCCCGATTGATCTGGGCGTGATCCTGCGGACCCAGACCGGCTACCCGTTCTACAACACCTCGAATTACGACCTGCGCAGCCTCGGCGCGACCCGGACCCGCCAGAACCTCGAGGATTACATCGCCTCCTTCTCCGACAACGCCCGGGTCATCTTCGAACAGTTCGATTTCGCGAACACGCTGGCCCGGATGGACAAGGCCGGGGTGCTCTACAAGATCTGTCAGAACTTCGCCGCGATCGACCTTCACCCGGACGCGGTTCCGGAGCGGGTGATGTCGAACGTCTACGAGCACCTGATCCGGCGCTTCGGCGCCGAGGTGAACGAAGCGGCCGAAGACTTCATGACCCCGCGCGACGTGGTCCATCTGGCAATCGAGCTGCTGCTCGACCCGGACGACCAGATGTTCATCGACAACCCGGGCTTGATCCGGACCCTCTACGACCCGACCTGCGGGACCGGCGGCTTCCTGTCTGACGGGATGGAGCACGTGAACGCCCTGCGCGACCGCTACTCCATCGCTCCGGTCATCGTGCCCTACGGTCAGGAGCTCGAACCGGAGACCCACGCAGTCTGCCTCGCCTCAATGCTGCTCAAGACCGTCGAGTCCGATCCGGGCCGCGACCTGTCGAAGAACATCAAGCTCGGCAGCACCTTGTCCGCCGACAAGCTCGCGAACGAACGGTTCCATTACTGCGTCTCGAATCCGCCCTTCGGCAAGAAGTGGGAGATGGACCAGGCCGCCGTGGTCCGGGAGCATCAGGAGAAGGGCTTCGAGGGGCGCTTCGGCCCTAAGCTGCCGCGCGTCAGCGACGGGTCGATGCTGTTCCTGCTCCACCTTCTCAGCAAGCTGGAGACACCGGAACGCGGCGGCGGGCGGGCGGCGATCGTCCTGTCCGGCTCGCCCCTGTTCAACGGGAACGCGGGGCAAGGGGAATCCGAGATCCGACGTTACCTGCTGGAAGAGGACGTGGTCGAGGCGATCATCGCGCTTCCGACCGAGATCTTCTTCCGGACCGGGATCGGCACCTACATCTGGCTCCTGTCCAACAAGAAGCCGGCCGCCCGGAAGGGCAAGGTCCAGCTGATCGACGCGACCGCGCTGTTCGAGCCGATGCGCAAGAGCGAGGGGAACAAGCGCCGCCGGGTCGGGGACGACCAGATCCGGCAGATCGTCCAGATGTATGCGGACTTCGCCGAGACGAAGGAGAGCCGCCTGTTCGACAGCCAGGACTTCGGCTACCGGCGCGTGAAGGTCCTGCGCCCGCTGCGCAAGAAGATCGTGATC includes these proteins:
- a CDS encoding cytochrome c produces the protein MASTSGIASVEVVSQGRQIYSDQCAACHGTDLEGQPDWRSPLPSGRLPPPPHDASGHTWHHPDDVLFRIVKEGTAAIVGGGYKSDMPGFGGVLSDAEIRAVLAYIKSTWPERERNYQESMSQGN
- a CDS encoding type IV secretory system conjugative DNA transfer family protein, coding for MDKGKIALGVLSLVLVGLAMGYVVATGFVMFRYGLSPTRFDVTLLAREYRGLSQSAPKDFLWVNLILGGFGLASLMLSVTLLGDALTRFGTTHWQTRSEMKRNGFFAKPGGGFLLGKLGSPKSKRPFLVSKTFPHALIVAPTGRGKGVGFVIPNLLTYKGSAVVLDVKGENFRETSRFRASMGDKVFRFAPTDWDRPTHRYNPLARIAAMTNPDQQQMELKLTAKLFLQTDNEKLSGLLAGGIDLFVAAGLLAFERGVPTIGEIYRITASGGDKQKEYLKRSQEVKNKSAKLIFERMASTNNDTLTSYLSLLMTSGLDTWDNRAIDAATATSDFSFRDIRRRPHAIYLVVESEMIRPLAPLIRLFFSDLIASLQAQEPGDDEPWPVMIMLDEFDRLGKMPIVAESIKTLRSFGGNLAIVTQTIPALDEIYGENTRRSLQGGAGVKLYLTPSEQKTIEELSQAVGKTTKRVVTRSRAVGRNPFEGRSVSERTEDTPLLTEDEARRMDLDEVILVIDAQMPIRARRVKYFEDPALKVLHACQSGSFPYPDEDGLRRDRQMSETRETVEKLKQELQEVRAAAGPREVDPNAPNAAKTDPVSAAKVRGRAARAAASGGGQGQLSLDLAGMGLNHAGRSELAAAVQTTRAIIEAHG
- a CDS encoding relaxase/mobilization nuclease domain-containing protein, giving the protein MARSDRVRGIDPALFDRGWSRVSGSWQGLSKGAQMVRAARGYSPAIFKAISKGGCHTGAQLRAQLTYLTTKSTHILDSRGTHDGKKQLSEAEINRVARRFENQWNERYSPKLGHTSHLLMAFPVGTSGDEVRDITQAVCEKFFQGEGSQFDYIAAIHQDRAHPHAHIVLNRRSKDGEMFFLGKDHHFNYDAFREAMVEAAQVHGIRLEATRRLDRGVTTYRAEIDEIYKARDEGRPPVERQRTGADLAAALETVRRNALIYRGLAAEASRSNFEDVSEALERASTILASGGQIQSDGAIYMSQDEAAFDTLITEFSQNIRQIEAAIDRAPAAERPVIERKLTDVLASVAHLNPLGDRSAALVDAPSRDGIYARPNLSEEHLARLDDGEVAPKLAEALQGTGIDAEAVAARLREGAGNAALERQWLAQDLQGIAKASDLDLEKSADREEALDRLEAVHVRLGDVLTDVRVLRAPTEVDEVDDAEAALGERLTTPGSDLAQDGSDIFAPSERQAFRALVAQFRRSDFDHPFSDDPSVRRAGAVEVEEARAAFDAYAQRSPQHAELASMAWEQMTDSRMPPRYAVSEQDRTLHAGDMDLALRDPSDHLGPITEELRTLARYRTEMPEEEFGQAVQDEINHLRSLGASRAYISERSFEIEDQARQDYAERRYLEETAPTVVAFVRNADVEGPLSESEQRDIVRQVNERLSPDAIDALRAGNADVLDKFTEDPLRQLELAKTYLQSSEVTAHGPAMERVLDALAEEQIEAQRARHAAAHGEKGITHG
- the mobC gene encoding plasmid mobilization relaxosome protein MobC encodes the protein MPRRRRLSEIERSTIAQDRRNGVSAASLAARYDVSLKTIYNVVNHWGERQTANGSRSRVVGIRVSDDDLRRFDAALSRRGIAHRSDAMRRLMLAAEGVFLPDDEMCDELRSLGAALNRVGNNVNQIARRLNEAKVRGERLSYPASSHRDVRALAGLVFDLADQVQEMSRARRSLLDLEISSALAGLAERDENGAE
- a CDS encoding ParA family protein, whose translation is MPNENLVVIAAMARKGGSGKTTLSRALISAAIAAGRRVMLIDTDSTRVLGAWHARAAAGGLSSPLLCSATVESVAGVEDQIDQVYMAGTADFIFIDTAGVGAEWSDGIAVLADHIVTPVMLSTSDFDVGAQTADWFEKLKSRVDDPSSLPRHHVVLNMVDPKTTRADAALIEEALTRFPVIETVMMRRNTYKEMDQKGLLHALALEKQSDPNPLMRPHVRHVVEALEEATDILNNILAA
- a CDS encoding Fic family protein, with amino-acid sequence MAWNWTLPDWPDFRYDASALEPFEQTFLLSSGEILGAVHHVSQPEREQLRIELLSEEAMQTSAIEGEILDRLSVQSSLRRHLGLDPDSYPAKPREQGVAEMMVDVYSSFAEKLSHETLYRWHRMLLSHDRRLETIGAYRRHAEAMQIVSGRLDRPTIHFEAPPSERVMPEMERYADWFNKTGPGGAEPLPALTRAGLSHLYFESIHPFEDGNGRLGRALAEKSLAQNIGQPTLISLAFTIEKERKAYYDQLEQHQKTLDVTDWLVWFAEVVLKAQQATLDRVGFFISKAHFYDRHRDQLNERQAKAIARMFREGPGGFKGGLSAENYLKITGTSRATATRDLQDLVEKGALSRTGERRHTRYWLILSETTTSKVSA
- a CDS encoding class I SAM-dependent DNA methyltransferase yields the protein MSTQTTNTSLADFIWKNADDLWGNFKHVDFGKVILPFTLLRRLECVLEPTRDQVRETVKTMKDSPIDLGVILRTQTGYPFYNTSNYDLRSLGATRTRQNLEDYIASFSDNARVIFEQFDFANTLARMDKAGVLYKICQNFAAIDLHPDAVPERVMSNVYEHLIRRFGAEVNEAAEDFMTPRDVVHLAIELLLDPDDQMFIDNPGLIRTLYDPTCGTGGFLSDGMEHVNALRDRYSIAPVIVPYGQELEPETHAVCLASMLLKTVESDPGRDLSKNIKLGSTLSADKLANERFHYCVSNPPFGKKWEMDQAAVVREHQEKGFEGRFGPKLPRVSDGSMLFLLHLLSKLETPERGGGRAAIVLSGSPLFNGNAGQGESEIRRYLLEEDVVEAIIALPTEIFFRTGIGTYIWLLSNKKPAARKGKVQLIDATALFEPMRKSEGNKRRRVGDDQIRQIVQMYADFAETKESRLFDSQDFGYRRVKVLRPLRKKIVISPEGLAALADETAWGKLAPEAQTAWTALFQADMGEAHGWHRFEAWVKNAAKRDAGLGKVNAALIKAFQKAFGVRDPDLDPVLDKKGEVIPDDDLTDFENIPLGTDIRDYMAQEVLPHAHDAYVDETFRDDYDGQVGVVGYEINFNRYFYEYQPPRDLEEIDAELKAVEADIAAVLAEVTE